One genomic window of Phoenix dactylifera cultivar Barhee BC4 chromosome 6, palm_55x_up_171113_PBpolish2nd_filt_p, whole genome shotgun sequence includes the following:
- the LOC103707546 gene encoding uncharacterized protein LOC103707546 produces the protein MDSKQVASARHMRSKSDSDKRVKKDKLDSSLKSCRHLMLDIDTKGQTDAKSGPSPDNEVRSSLKQEIQQLEKRLQDQLVMRRALEKALGYKFPVVDLSSDSLMSKPTKELIREIAMLELEVMYLEQYLLSQYRKAFEQQISSLSPTAVKDRERQPLGSQSRLLSDATTSNFPSRKENPAFQLSSRMMLPCKSATKSVDEACAVHSLEKHSHGISWSHSSLLQLAVCSTRVSPSAKKLTRALEACHTLPLSFPEHGRNADSGGVTSLADHLGTRIADHIPETPNRLSEDMVRSMGALYRSLAESPLVHQALSSSPTSSFLSKTTFSPNFMGYTSSPGRKRESTLDARLDNRFQVEGLKEYGGPYSAMLEVTSIGKKSRRFNDVNGLLHDYQLLVHQLETVDPRKMKNEEKLAFWINVHNAMMMHAHLEYGIPQNNMKRASLLMKAKYNIGGRTINADMIQGSILGCRTHPPRQWLRILLSPKMKFKDGDEWQAYAIEHPEPLLHFALCSGSHSDPPVRIYTPKRLFQQLGVAKEQYFQATVCTRKDQTILLPKIIDSFAKDSNLREQGLLDMIRCYLPKTLRMVVRRWQQKRCCKIIEWVPHNCTFRYLLSRELTNL, from the exons ATGGATTCCAAGCAAGTAGCCTCTGCAAGACATATGCGCTCCAAGAG TGATTCTGATAAGAGAGTCAAGAAGGATAAGCTGGATTCATCACTCAAATCTTGTCGCCATCTTATGCTG GATATAGATACTAAGGGGCAAACTGACGCCAAGAGCGGACCATCTCCTGACAATGAAGTCCGAAGCTCTTTGAAGCAAGAG ATTCAGCAACTTGAGAAACGGCTCCAGGATCAACTTGTTATGCGCCGTGCTCTGGAGAAAGCGCTGGGGTACAAGTTTCCTGTTGTTGATTTGTCGAGTGACAGTTTGATGTCCAAG CCCACCAAGGAACTGATTAGGGAGATTGCTATGTTGGAATTAGAGGTTATGTATCTGGAGCAGTATCTTTTATCCCAGTATCGAAAAGCTTTTGAACAGCAGATATCCAGTTTATCACCCACTGCTGTTAAAGACAGGGAGAGACAGCCGCTGGGCTCTCAGTCAAGGCTACTATCGGATGCCACCACATCGAACTTCCCATCCAGAAAAGAAAATCCAGCATTTCAGCTGTCTAGTCGGATGATGCTTCCCTGCAAGTCAGCCACCAAATCCGTAGATGAAGCCTGTGCTGTCCATAGCCTAGAGAAGCACAGCCATGGCATCAGCTGGAGTCATTCCTCTCTCTTGCAACTTGCAGTTTGTTCGACTAGAGTGTCACCTTCTGCTAAGAAACTAACCAGAGCTCTCGAGGCATGCCATACCTTACCATTATCTTTTCCTGAG CATGGACGGAATGCTGACTCGGGAGGGGTGACAAGCCTCGCAGATCATCTTGGAACTAGAATTGCCGATCACATTCCAGAGACACCCAACAGACTCTCTGAAGACATGGTCAGGAGCATGGGCGCCCTGTATCGCAGTTTGGCTGAGtctcctctggtgcatcaagcCCTCTCATCTTCTCCTACTTCGTCCTTCTTGTCAAAGACTACATTTTCTCCCAATTTTATGGGATATACATCAAGTCCTGGCCGTAAAAGAGAATCCACTCTAGATGCACGCTTGGACAATCGCTTCCAGGTCGAAGGATTAAAGGAGTACGGCGGACCTTACAGTGCAATGCTAGAAGTAACTTCTATTGGCAAGAAGAGTCGAAGATTTAACGATGTCAACGGCTTGCTGCACGACTATCA ATTGCTTGTCCATCAATTGGAAACCGTTGATCCCAGAAAGATGAAGAACGAGGAGAAGCTTGCCTTCTGGATCAATGTGCACAATGCTATGATGATGCAT GCGCATCTAGAGTATGGGATCCCTCAAAATAACATGAAAAGGGCATCATTACTCATGAAG GCTAAATATAATATAGGTGGTCGTACTATAAATGCAGACATGATACAAGGTTCAATTCTGGGATGCCGTACACATCCTCCTCGACAG TGGCTTCGGATATTACTCTCCCCCAAAATGAAGTTCAAAGATGGAGATGAGTGGCAAGCCTATGCCATTGAGCATCCTGAACCTCTGCTACATTTTGCACTTTGTTCAGGAAGCCATTCAGATCCTCCG GTCCGCATATACACTCCAAAGAGATTGTTCCAACAGCTGGGAGTTGCAAAAGAGCAGTACTTCCAGGCTACCGTCTGTACTCGAAAGGATCAGACGATTCTTTTACCAAAGATTATAGACTCTTTTGCAAAGGACTCCAATTTAAGGGAGCAAGGTTTACTGGACATGATTCGATGCTATCTTCCTAAGACTCTAAGAATGGTTGTGCGTCGATGGCAACAGAAAAGATGCTGCAAGATCATTGAATGGGTACCTCACAACTGCACTTTCAGGTATTTGCTTTCGAGAGAATTGACAAATCTTTAG
- the LOC103707545 gene encoding protein MIZU-KUSSEI 1-like has translation MASSKKQDEDSNHAAAWRSTFLWIADALMLPCKPIIFPLFSPRPPAVTGTILHPPDDDANRRLRLFLQDGSPAGPTLLLLDLPLAPCQLAGAARITFECESGGAGPLLAEPAWAVSCDGRRAGFGTRRAAPTEAEARALESMRAVSAGAGRGVGGFTYMRGRFDRVVGSADSESYHLVGPAGFLGAHELSFFFLRVRH, from the coding sequence ATGGCCAGCAGCAAGAAACAAGACGAGGACAGCAACCACGCGGCGGCGTGGCGGAGCACGTTCCTCTGGATCGCGGACGCCCTGATGCTCCCCTGCAAGCCCATCATCTTCCCCCTGTTCAGCCCCCGCCCGCCCGCCGTCACCGGCACCATCCTCCACCCCCCCGACGACGACGCCAACAGGAGGCTCCGCCTCTTCCTCCAGGACGGCAGCCCCGCGGGCCCcactctcctcctcctcgaCCTACCCCTCGCCCCCTGCCAGCTCGCCGGCGCCGCCCGGATCACTTTCGAGTGCGAGTCCGGGGGCGCCGGCCCGCTGCTGGCGGAGCCCGCGTGGGCGGTCTCCTGCGACGGGCGGCGGGCCGGCTTCGGGACCCGGCGGGCGGCGCCCACGGAGGCGGAGGCCCGGGCGCTGGAGTCGATGCGCGCGGTCTCCGCCGGCGCTGGGAGGGGCGTCGGCGGCTTCACGTACATGAGGGGGAGGTTCGACAGGGTGGTGGGTTCCGCCGACTCGGAGTCGTACCATCTGGTGGGCCCCGCCGGCTTCCTGGGAGCCCACGAGCtcagcttcttcttcctccgcGTCCGACACTGA